A part of Cottoperca gobio chromosome 4, fCotGob3.1, whole genome shotgun sequence genomic DNA contains:
- the kdm4aa gene encoding lysine-specific demethylase 4A isoform X1, whose amino-acid sequence MNKPKMTTDKPAQSVGSRIMTFTPSKEEFKDFSRYIAYMESQGAHKAGMAKVIPPKGWKPRRTYDDIDDLVIPAPIQQVVTGQSGLFTQYNIQKKPMNVHEFRKTSNMDKFCNPRYVDFDELERKFWKNLTFNPPLYGADVSGTLYDPDVTEWNIGCLNTILDTVENESGIKIKGVNTPYLYFGMWKSAFAWHTEDMDLYSINYLHFGEPKSWYVVPPEHGKRLERLAKGFFPGNAQSCEAFLRHKMTLISPSILKKYGIPFEKVTQEAGQFIVTFPFGYHAGFNHGFNCAESTNFATQRWIDYGKQATLCSCRQDMVKISMDVFVRKFQPDRYKLWKAGKDNTTIDHSKPTPEAAEFLKEDKRELSKEALSEAGSEEPTTPVQEDKSIKPQTGTKRQLEAIEASEDIKPELTVEETEEVEPKKAKLSCKESSTKVPVKPDKDTVKVKTEPKKEKDTKPQTKSQSKASAKKKSNRQSMSKKEKNGVSSADACPPDHVESQVAALCSEEEPQLGSSCSPAHKVFQRTLSPADVLHVHSYAKGDYGEGEALPKEEKMSEDSDDEMEKDNRHVSKAQGAEEVAGDGESESDLGQLPGHHPLIKDGMSDEEAPEEAPPVEEGGLEGESWAKPLAHLWQSRPPNLKKEKEYNQRMESKPPYCSICTLFYTYQQVTECANSVDSPVLVAGGQMRTKPLIPEMCFTTTTEEDSECEEPPVTPHLEEDGTSLLISCSQCSIRVHTSCYGVDPASVSKEWKCARCKANAMTENCCLCSLRGGALQKANNNKWVHVLCAVAVLEARFVNITERSPVDLSGIPLQRFKLKCYYCKKRMKKASGCCVQCSHGRCPTAYHPTCAQAAGVLMQPDEWPFVVHVTCCRHKGPTQIERNKAAMHELTVGQKVICKHKNGRYYQCDVVQLSKETFYEVNFDDGSFSDNLFPEDIVSRDCAQLGPPPGGEVVQVRWTDGLVYGAKFVAAHAIHMYLVEFEDGSQLTAKRDDVYALDEELPKRVKSRLSKASDMRFDGIFEEKEIIKESKRQRVINSRYRGDYIEPVIYRAIME is encoded by the exons ATGAACAAACCCAAGATGACTACAGACAAGCCAGCCCAAAGCGTGGGCTCCAGGATAATGACGTTTACCCCCTCCAAAGAGGAGTTCAAGGACTTCAGCCGGTATATTGCCTATATGGAGTCACAAGGAGCGCACAAAGCTGGAATGGCAAAA GTTATTCCACCTAAAGGCTGGAAACCTAGAAGGACATATGATGATATCGATGACCTGGTGATTCCTGCTCCCATTCAGCAGGTAGTGACCGGCCAGTCCGGACTGTTCACACAGTACAACATCCAGAAGAAGCCAATGAATGTCCACGAGTTCCGCAAGACTTCCAACATGGACAA GTTCTGCAATCCCCGATATGTGGATTTTGACGAGCTGGAGAGGAAGTTTTGGAAGAACCTGACCTTCAACCCACCCCTTTATGGGGCTGATGTCAGCGGAACACTGTATGATCCA GATGTGACTGAATGGAACATCGGCTGCCTCAACACCattctggacactgtggagaaCGAGAGCGGGATCAAGATCAAAGGAGTCAACACACCATACCTCTATTTTGGAATGTGGAAAAGTGCCTTTGCGTGGCACACAGAGGACATGGATCTGTACAGCATCAACTACCTGCACTTTGGAGAGCCAAAGTCCTG GTATGTTGTCCCACCAGAGCATGGAAAAAGACTGGAACGACTTGCCAAGG GTTTCTTTCCAGGGAATGCTCAGAGCTGTGAAGCCTTCCTGCGCCACAAGATGACTTTAATTTCACCCTCAATCCTGAAGAAATATGGCATACCATTTGAGAAG gTCACTCAGGAGGCTGGGCAGTTTATTGTGACATTCCCATTTGGTTATCATGCTGGTTTCAACCATGGCTTCAACTGTGCAGAGTCCACCAACTTTGCCACCCAGCGATGGATTGATTACGGCAAACAGGCGACACTG TGTTCGTGCCGTCAGGACATGGTGAAGATCTCCATGGATGTGTTTGTACGCAAATTTCAGCCTGACCGTTACAAGCTGTGGAAGGCAGGCAAAGACAATACTACCATCGACCACTCCAAACCCACTCCAGAGGCTGCTGAGTTTCTGAAAGAAGACAAGAGAGAACTTTCAAAAGAGGCTCTCAGTGAAGCTGGATCTGAGGAGCCCACGACTCCTGTCCAGGAGGACAAAAG TATAAAGCCTCAGACTGGGACAAAGCGTCAGCTGGAAGCTATTGAAGCCTCTGAAGACATCAAACCTGAGCTGACCGTGGAGGAGACTGAGGAGGTGGAGCCAAAGAAGGCAAAACTATCATGCAAGGAGTCTTCAACTAAAGTCCCTGTCAAGCCAGATaaag ACACAGTGAAAGTCAAGACGGAGCCTAAGAAGGAGAAAGACACCAAGCCTCAGACTAAATCTCAGTCCAAAGCCAgcgcaaaaaaaaaatcaaacagaCAAAGCATGtcgaagaaagaaaagaacgGTGTGTCCTCTGCAGACGCCTGTCCTCCAGACCATGTTGAGAGCCAGGTGGCGGCTCTGTGCTCTGAGGAGGAGCCTCAGCTGGGGAGCAGCTGCAGCCCGGCACACAAAGTGTTTCAGAGGACGCTGAGCCCCGCAGACGTCCTGCATGTACACAGCTATGCCAAAGGAGACTACGGAGAGGGAGAAGCCCTGCCcaaggaggagaagatgagTGAGGACAGTGACGATGAGATGGAGAAGGACAACAGACATGTTAGCAAAGCA cagggggcagaagAGGTGGCTGGAGATGGAGAGTCAGAGAGTGATCTGGGACAGCTGCCAGGCCACCATCCGCTCATAAAGGACGGCATGAGTGATGAAG AGGCTCCAGAGGAGGCGCCCCCAGTGGAGGAGGGGGGTCTGGAAGGGGAGAGCTGGGCTAAACCTCTGGCTCACCTGTGGCAGAGCAGACCTCCCAACctaaagaaagagaaggagtaCAACCAGCGCATGGAATCCAAACCTCCATATTGCTCCATTTGCACGCTGTTCTACACATACCAGCAGGTA ACTGAATGTGCCAACAGTGTGGACAGTCCTGTCCTGGTGGCTGGTGGACAGATGCGGACCAAACCTCTGATCCCAGAGATGTGTTTCACCACCACCACAGAGGAGGACTCTGAGTGTGAGGAGCCGCCCGTCACACCACATCTAGAAGAAGATGGAACCAGCCTCCTCATCAGCTGCTCTCAGTGCAGCATCCGGGTTCACACCA GCTGTTACGGTGTGGATCCAGCCAGTGTGAGCAAGGAGTGGAAATGTGCGCGCTGCAAGGCCAACGCCATGACTGAG AATTGCTGTTTGTGTTCGCTGAGAGGCGGAGCCTTGCAGAAagccaacaacaacaa gtgggTACATGTGCTGTGTGCAGTGGCTGTGCTGGAGGCCCGCTTTGTCAACATCACTGAAAGAAGTCCTGTGGACTTAAGTGGAATCCCTTTGCAGAGATTTAAACTG AAATGTTACTACTGTAAGAAGCGGATGAAGAAGGCGTCTGGCTGCTGCGTGCAGTGCTCTCATGGCCGCTGTCCCACTGCCTACCACCCCACCTGTGCCCAGGCTGCTGGAGTACTCATGCAGCCGGATGAATGGCCCTTTGTAGTCCATGTTACCTGCTGTCGACACAAAGGCCCAACTCAGATTGAG CGCAATAAAGCAGCCATGCATGAGCTGACTGTGGGACAGAAGGTGATATGCAAGCACAAGAATGGCCGCTACTACCAGTGTGACGTGGTGCAGCTGTCCAAAGAGACGTTTTACGAAGTCAACTTTGATGATGGTTCCTTCAGTGACAACCTCTTCCCCGAAGACatcgtg AGCCGGGACTGTGCTCAGCTTGGCCCCCCCCCCGGTGGTGAGGTGGTGCAGGTGCGATGGACAGACGGCCTGGTGTATGGGGCCAAATTTGTGGCAGCGCATGCCATCCACATGTACCTG GTTGAATTTGAGGATGGCTCGCAGCTCACAGCGAAGAGAGACGATGTCTACGCTCTGGATGAGGAACTCCCAAAGAGAGTCAAATCCAGACTG tctAAAGCGTCAGACATGAGATTTGACGGCATCTTTGAAGAGAAGGAGATCATCAAGGaatcaaagagacagagagtgatCAACTCTCGTTACAGAGGGGACTACATAGAGCCTGTGATTTACAGAGCCATCATGGAGTAA